Proteins co-encoded in one Verrucomicrobiia bacterium genomic window:
- a CDS encoding aminotransferase class I/II-fold pyridoxal phosphate-dependent enzyme codes for MANFDAQRYVATHVRNIPRSGIRDFFDIVQGMKDVISLGVGEPDFVTPWHIREAAIYALEKGRTTYTSNLGLPRLRTVLAQHLAERFGVEYQPQTQILIAVGVSEAMDLALRALINPGDEVIYHEPCYVSYSPSIVLAHGVPVAVSCRPEDGFSVTAEAIERAITPRSKVLVLNFPTNPTGGTMTRAELMKIAEVACRHNLVVLTDEIYSELTFEGEHVSIAALPGMVERTIFLHGFSKAYAMTGFRIGYACGPAELIEAMMKIHQYSMLCASIISQEAAIEAILHGRGDTERMREQYRLRRNVIVKALNDMGLSCHLPRGSFYAFPCIRSTGLSSKEFAVRLLQEEKVACVPGGAFGPTGEGFVRCCFATALEQIEEAMRRMARFVERLRK; via the coding sequence ATGGCAAATTTTGACGCACAACGTTATGTCGCCACGCACGTGCGCAATATTCCGCGCTCGGGCATACGCGACTTTTTTGACATCGTCCAGGGCATGAAGGACGTGATTTCCCTGGGGGTGGGCGAGCCGGATTTTGTCACGCCGTGGCACATTCGGGAGGCGGCCATTTACGCGCTGGAGAAGGGGCGGACGACGTACACCTCCAATCTGGGGTTGCCGCGGTTGCGGACGGTGCTGGCGCAGCATCTGGCGGAGCGTTTTGGGGTGGAGTATCAGCCGCAAACGCAGATTTTGATTGCGGTGGGGGTGAGCGAGGCGATGGATCTGGCGTTGCGGGCGCTGATCAATCCGGGGGACGAGGTGATTTATCATGAGCCGTGTTATGTGAGTTACTCGCCGAGCATCGTGCTGGCGCACGGGGTGCCGGTGGCGGTGTCGTGCCGGCCGGAGGACGGTTTTTCGGTGACGGCGGAGGCGATTGAGCGCGCAATTACACCGCGGAGCAAGGTGTTGGTGTTGAATTTTCCCACCAATCCCACCGGCGGGACGATGACGCGGGCGGAGCTGATGAAGATTGCCGAGGTGGCCTGCCGGCACAATCTGGTGGTGTTGACGGATGAGATTTACTCGGAGCTGACGTTCGAGGGGGAGCATGTGAGCATTGCCGCGCTGCCGGGGATGGTGGAGCGCACGATATTTCTGCATGGTTTCAGCAAGGCATACGCGATGACGGGTTTCCGGATCGGGTACGCCTGCGGGCCGGCGGAGCTGATCGAGGCGATGATGAAGATTCATCAGTATTCGATGTTGTGCGCCAGCATCATCAGTCAGGAGGCGGCCATCGAGGCGATCCTGCACGGGCGGGGGGACACGGAGCGGATGCGGGAGCAGTACCGGCTGCGGCGCAACGTGATTGTGAAGGCGCTGAATGACATGGGGTTGAGCTGTCATTTGCCGCGCGGCTCGTTTTACGCGTTTCCGTGCATTCGCAGCACGGGGTTGAGCAGCAAGGAGTTTGCGGTGCGGCTGTTGCAGGAGGAAAAGGTGGCGTGCGTGCCGGGGGGGGCGTTTGGGCCGACGGGCGAGGGGTTTGTGCGTTGCTGTTTTGCGACGGCGCTGGAGCAGATTGAGGAGGCGATGCGCCGGATGGCGCGGTTTGTGGAGCGGCTGCGCAAGTGA